A portion of the Cryptomeria japonica chromosome 5, Sugi_1.0, whole genome shotgun sequence genome contains these proteins:
- the LOC131042548 gene encoding antimicrobial peptide 1-like, which yields MEKINVIRFVGVLLVGLFILNPCVSYSTFTAWEGPGCDFAGIVYMGCDCFSMDYHGAFDFIFEGQPVHLFDDDNWVGNPHTTLSVNTTDCNHGFGWKSLIIPC from the coding sequence ATGGAGAAAATTAATGTAATAAGATTTGTGGGAGTATTGCTTGTAGGGCTCTTCATTTTAAATCCTTGTGTGAGTTATAGTACTTTTACTGCGTGGGAAGGGCCTGGGTGTGACTTCGCAGGTATCGTTTACATGGGTTGTGATTGTTTCAGCATGGACTATCACGGAGCATTTGATTTTATATTTGAAGGACAGCCTGTCCATCTCTTTGATGACGATAATTGGGTGGGTAACCCGCATACTACTCTTTCTGTCAATACAACCGACTGCAATCATGGGTTTGGCTGGAAAAGCCTCATTATTCCGTGCTGA